A DNA window from Cydia pomonella isolate Wapato2018A chromosome 18, ilCydPomo1, whole genome shotgun sequence contains the following coding sequences:
- the LOC133527872 gene encoding uncharacterized protein LOC133527872 codes for MGMALGMWIYKRMQTGVDVAKYKKYRPIYWSTVPIGVVLCALGGIFYIDGIQVPLLLRMAYSPGIKLMFGLIAFVLIPGTIFKLESKYEWMLKRRRSAGRPARRPR; via the exons ATGGGCATGGCCCTCGGCATGTGGATCTACAAGAGAATGCAGACCGGTGTGGACGTGGCTAAGTATAAA AAATACCGCCCCATATACTGGTCAACGGTTCCCATCGGTGTGGTGCTGTGTGCGCTCGGCGGCATCTTCTACATCGACGGCATCCAGGTCCCGCTGCTATTGCGCATGGCGTACTCGCCGGGCATCAAGCTGATGTTCGGGCTGATTGCATTCGTGCTGATTCCTGGAACCATCTTTAAACTGGAGAGTAAGTATGAGTGGATGCTCAAGCGGCGTCGATCAGCAGGTCGTCCAGCGCGGCGACCACgttaa